In a single window of the Pseudomonas entomophila genome:
- a CDS encoding ABC transporter permease, whose translation MKTTLDTPGTVPARRSGNYYGLGTYLGLAGALLAMIVLFSMLSSHFLSYATFSTLANQIPDLMVLAVGMTFVLIIGGIDLSVGSVLALAASAVSVAILGWGWSVLPAALLGMAVAALAGSITGSITVAWRIPSFIVSLGVLEMARGLAYQFTDSRTAYIGDAFAWFSNPIAFGISPAFIIALLVIVLAQLVLTRTVFGRYLIGIGTNEEAVRLAGIDPRPYKILVFTLMGALAGLAALFQISRLEAADPNAGAGLELQVIAAVVIGGTSLMGGRGSVISTFFGVLIISVLAAGLAQIGASEPTKRIITGAVIVIAVVLDTYRSRRANRRN comes from the coding sequence ATGAAAACCACACTCGACACCCCGGGCACAGTGCCCGCCCGCCGCAGCGGCAACTACTATGGCCTGGGCACCTACCTGGGCCTGGCCGGCGCGTTGCTGGCGATGATCGTGCTGTTCTCGATGCTGAGCAGCCACTTCCTCTCCTATGCCACCTTCAGCACCTTGGCCAACCAGATCCCCGACCTGATGGTGCTGGCGGTGGGCATGACCTTCGTGCTGATCATCGGCGGCATCGACCTGTCGGTGGGCTCGGTGCTGGCCCTGGCCGCCTCGGCCGTCAGCGTGGCCATCCTCGGCTGGGGTTGGAGCGTGCTGCCCGCCGCCTTGCTCGGCATGGCCGTGGCGGCGCTGGCCGGCAGCATCACCGGCAGCATCACCGTGGCCTGGCGCATCCCCTCGTTCATCGTCTCACTGGGCGTGCTGGAGATGGCCCGAGGCCTGGCCTACCAGTTCACCGACTCGCGCACCGCCTACATCGGCGATGCCTTTGCCTGGTTCTCCAACCCCATCGCCTTCGGCATCTCGCCGGCCTTCATCATCGCCTTGCTGGTGATCGTGCTGGCCCAGCTGGTGCTGACCCGCACCGTGTTCGGCCGCTACCTGATCGGCATCGGCACCAACGAAGAGGCCGTGCGCCTGGCCGGCATCGACCCGCGCCCGTACAAGATCCTGGTGTTCACCCTGATGGGCGCGCTCGCCGGCCTGGCCGCGCTGTTCCAGATCTCCCGCCTGGAGGCCGCCGACCCGAATGCCGGTGCCGGCCTCGAGCTGCAGGTGATCGCCGCCGTAGTGATCGGCGGCACCAGCCTGATGGGCGGGCGCGGCTCGGTCATCAGCACCTTCTTCGGCGTGCTGATCATCTCGGTGCTGGCTGCGGGCCTGGCCCAGATCGGTGCTTCGGAACCCACCAAACGCATCATCACCGGGGCGGTCATCGTCATCGCCGTGGTGCTCGACACTTACCGTAGCCGGCGCGCGAACCGGCGGAACTGA
- the rbsD gene encoding D-ribose pyranase, translated as MKKGPLLNIALSRTIAGLGHGDILVIGDAGLPVPPGVEVIDLALTPGIPDFTSVLRVVLSEMQVERHVLAEEMFQAAPLGLIEVEQMHARGEIGQREVMNHADFKALCRQARAVVRTGECRPYSNIALVAGVTF; from the coding sequence ATGAAAAAGGGGCCACTGCTGAATATCGCCCTGTCGCGGACCATCGCCGGCCTGGGGCATGGCGACATCCTGGTGATCGGCGATGCCGGCTTGCCGGTTCCACCTGGCGTGGAGGTCATCGACCTGGCGCTGACTCCAGGCATTCCGGACTTCACCAGCGTGCTGCGCGTGGTGCTGAGCGAGATGCAGGTGGAGCGGCATGTGCTGGCCGAGGAAATGTTCCAGGCCGCTCCGCTGGGCCTGATCGAGGTTGAACAAATGCATGCCCGTGGCGAGATCGGTCAGCGGGAAGTGATGAACCATGCCGATTTCAAGGCGCTGTGCCGGCAGGCGCGGGCCGTGGTTCGTACCGGTGAGTGCCGGCCCTACAGCAATATCGCGCTGGTGGCTGGCGTCACCTTTTGA
- a CDS encoding sugar ABC transporter ATP-binding protein: MSLPANETVLAVSGLGKTYAQPVLGDVTLALRGGEVLALTGENGAGKSTLSKLISGLEVPTTGQMTYRGQPYSPVSRAEAERLGVRMVMQELNLLPTLTVAENLFLDNLPSRFGWVNHKRLRQLATAAMAQVGLDAIDPDTPVGELGIGHQQMVEIARNLIGDCHVLIFDEPTAMLTAREVELLFTQIERLRQRGVAIVYISHRLEELQRVAQRIAVLRDGKLVCAEPIQRYSSEQLVNLMVGRELGEHIDLGQRTIGAPLLKVDKLSRSDKVREVSFEVRAGEIFGISGLIGAGRTELLRLIYGADRADSGQVALGQPPQPVAIDSPKSAVKAGIALITEDRKGEGLLLTQSISANIALGNLGAVSRAGVLDSNAERELAERQIGAMRIRSASPAQAVGELSGGNQQKVVIGRWLERDCQVLLFDEPTRGIDVGAKFDIYGLLAELARQGKAIVVVSSDLRELMLICDRIAVLSAGRLIDTFERDRWSQDQLLAAAFAGYQKRDALLHDAAPRMDA; this comes from the coding sequence CCGGCCAATGAAACCGTGCTTGCCGTCAGCGGCCTGGGCAAGACCTACGCCCAGCCCGTGCTCGGCGACGTCACCCTCGCGCTGCGCGGCGGCGAAGTGCTGGCCCTGACCGGCGAGAACGGCGCGGGCAAGTCGACCCTGTCCAAGTTGATCAGTGGCCTGGAGGTCCCCACCACCGGGCAGATGACCTATCGAGGGCAGCCTTACAGCCCCGTCAGCCGTGCCGAAGCCGAGCGCCTGGGCGTGCGCATGGTGATGCAGGAGCTCAACCTGCTGCCCACCCTGACCGTGGCCGAGAACCTGTTCCTCGACAACCTGCCCAGCCGCTTCGGCTGGGTCAATCACAAACGCCTGCGCCAGTTGGCCACGGCGGCCATGGCCCAAGTGGGGCTGGACGCCATCGACCCGGACACGCCGGTAGGCGAGCTTGGCATTGGCCACCAGCAAATGGTCGAGATCGCCCGCAACCTGATCGGCGACTGCCATGTGCTGATCTTCGACGAACCCACGGCCATGCTCACCGCCCGTGAGGTGGAGTTGCTGTTCACCCAGATCGAGCGCCTGCGCCAGCGCGGCGTGGCCATCGTCTACATCTCTCATCGCCTCGAAGAGTTGCAGCGCGTGGCCCAGCGCATCGCCGTACTGCGCGACGGCAAACTGGTGTGCGCCGAGCCGATCCAGCGCTATAGCAGCGAACAGCTGGTCAACCTGATGGTCGGCCGCGAACTGGGCGAGCATATCGACCTGGGTCAGCGCACGATCGGCGCGCCGTTGCTCAAGGTCGACAAACTCAGCCGCAGTGACAAGGTGCGCGAGGTGTCGTTCGAGGTCAGGGCAGGGGAGATCTTCGGCATTTCCGGCCTGATCGGTGCCGGGCGCACTGAGCTGCTGCGCCTGATCTACGGCGCCGACCGCGCCGACAGCGGCCAGGTCGCCCTTGGTCAGCCGCCACAACCGGTGGCCATCGACTCGCCCAAGTCCGCAGTCAAGGCCGGCATCGCCCTGATCACCGAGGACCGCAAGGGCGAAGGCCTGCTGCTGACCCAGTCGATCAGCGCCAACATCGCCTTGGGCAACCTCGGTGCCGTGTCCCGCGCCGGGGTACTCGACAGCAACGCCGAGCGTGAACTGGCCGAACGCCAGATCGGCGCCATGCGCATCCGCAGCGCCAGCCCTGCGCAGGCGGTGGGCGAGCTGTCCGGCGGCAACCAGCAGAAGGTGGTGATTGGCCGGTGGCTGGAGCGCGACTGCCAGGTACTGCTGTTCGACGAGCCCACCCGTGGCATCGACGTCGGCGCCAAGTTCGATATCTATGGCTTGCTCGCCGAACTCGCGCGCCAGGGCAAGGCCATCGTCGTGGTGTCCAGCGACCTGCGCGAACTGATGCTGATCTGCGACCGCATCGCCGTGCTCTCGGCCGGGCGCCTGATCGACACCTTCGAGCGCGACCGCTGGAGCCAGGACCAGCTCCTCGCCGCTGCCTTCGCCGGCTACCAGAAACGTGATGCCCTGCTGCACGACGCAGCCCCCAGGATGGACGCATGA
- a CDS encoding LacI family DNA-binding transcriptional regulator translates to MATIKDVAALAGISYTTVSHVLNKTRPVSEPVRLKVEAAIAELDYVPSAVARSLKARSTATIGLLVPNSVNPYFAELARGIEDACERNGYCVILCNSDDNPQKQRSYLRVLLEKRIDGLIVASVGEDQDLLDSLGGVRTPMVIVDRALDGVAADLVRIDHEHGAYLATRHLLELGHREIATIAGPADTGVSQLRLAGFRRAMAEAGVAVAKGHVLHSDFTSPGGHAAAARLLDGERPTAIFAANDMIGFGVLRAAAERNIDVPGELSVIGFDDIELSRYVYPALTTVGQSIRELGESAAGLLLSRIGARQHEGAEQRIVAPRIVLRESTGPRPDLFNDYR, encoded by the coding sequence ATGGCAACCATCAAAGATGTCGCGGCACTGGCGGGTATTTCCTACACCACCGTGTCCCATGTACTGAACAAGACCCGCCCGGTCAGCGAGCCCGTGCGGCTCAAGGTCGAGGCAGCGATCGCCGAGCTCGACTACGTGCCCAGCGCCGTGGCCCGCTCGCTCAAGGCGCGCAGCACCGCCACCATCGGCCTGCTGGTGCCCAACAGCGTCAACCCGTACTTCGCCGAGCTGGCCCGGGGTATCGAGGATGCCTGCGAGCGCAATGGCTACTGCGTGATCCTGTGCAACTCCGACGACAATCCGCAAAAGCAGCGCAGCTACCTGCGCGTGCTGCTGGAAAAGCGCATCGACGGGCTGATCGTCGCCTCGGTGGGCGAGGACCAGGACCTGCTCGACAGCCTCGGCGGCGTGCGCACGCCCATGGTCATCGTCGACCGCGCCCTGGACGGCGTGGCCGCCGACCTGGTGCGCATCGACCATGAACATGGCGCCTACCTGGCCACCCGTCATCTGCTGGAGCTGGGCCATCGCGAGATCGCCACCATTGCCGGCCCCGCCGATACCGGCGTGAGCCAGCTGCGCCTGGCGGGCTTCCGTCGCGCCATGGCCGAAGCCGGGGTGGCGGTGGCCAAGGGGCATGTGCTGCACAGCGACTTCACCAGCCCCGGCGGCCATGCCGCGGCGGCGCGGCTGCTCGATGGCGAGCGGCCCACGGCGATCTTCGCCGCCAACGACATGATCGGCTTCGGTGTGCTGCGCGCGGCCGCCGAGCGCAACATCGACGTGCCGGGCGAGCTGTCGGTGATCGGCTTCGACGACATCGAACTCAGCCGCTACGTGTACCCGGCGCTGACCACGGTCGGCCAGTCGATCCGCGAGCTGGGCGAAAGCGCTGCGGGCCTGCTGCTGTCGCGCATCGGCGCGCGTCAGCACGAGGGCGCGGAGCAGCGCATCGTCGCCCCGCGCATCGTCCTGCGCGAATCCACCGGGCCGCGCCCGGACCTGTTCAACGATTACCGTTAA
- the rbsK gene encoding ribokinase translates to MDAKVVVVGSLNMDLVARAQRLPRGGETLAGESFFTAPGGKGANQAVAVARLGASAAMVGNVGDDAYGQQLRQALLAEGVDCQGVSVCEGVSSGVALIVVDAASQNAIVIIPGGNGLLGPESVRRFDHLLQQAEVIICQLEVPGATVAWTLARGRELGKTVILNPAPASGPLPSEWFAHIDYLIPNESEAEALAGVPVSDQDSARRAAERLRQLGAGKVIVTLGADGVLLVDAAGSRHFPAPRVQPVDTTAAGDTFVGGFAAGLAHGLSEEQAIGFGQRAAALSVTRVGAQPSIPYLKELVP, encoded by the coding sequence ATGGATGCCAAGGTGGTAGTGGTCGGCAGCCTCAACATGGACCTGGTGGCCCGCGCCCAGCGCCTGCCCCGGGGAGGCGAGACCCTGGCTGGCGAGAGTTTCTTCACCGCCCCTGGTGGCAAGGGCGCCAACCAGGCCGTGGCCGTGGCCCGGCTGGGCGCCAGCGCGGCGATGGTCGGCAATGTCGGCGACGACGCCTATGGCCAGCAGTTGCGCCAGGCCCTGCTGGCCGAGGGCGTCGATTGCCAGGGCGTGAGTGTGTGCGAGGGTGTGTCCAGTGGCGTGGCGCTGATCGTGGTGGATGCCGCCAGCCAGAATGCCATCGTCATCATTCCTGGTGGCAACGGCCTGCTCGGGCCGGAGTCGGTACGCCGTTTCGACCACCTGCTGCAGCAAGCCGAAGTGATCATCTGCCAGCTGGAAGTGCCCGGCGCCACCGTGGCCTGGACCCTGGCCCGCGGTCGCGAGTTGGGCAAGACGGTGATCCTCAACCCGGCGCCGGCCAGCGGCCCGCTGCCGTCCGAGTGGTTCGCCCATATCGACTACCTGATCCCCAACGAGAGTGAGGCCGAGGCCTTGGCCGGCGTGCCCGTCAGTGACCAGGACAGCGCCCGCCGCGCCGCCGAGCGCCTGCGCCAGCTGGGGGCGGGCAAGGTGATCGTTACCCTGGGCGCCGACGGCGTGCTGCTGGTCGATGCCGCCGGCAGCCGGCACTTTCCGGCCCCTCGGGTACAGCCGGTGGATACCACCGCGGCGGGCGACACCTTCGTCGGCGGCTTTGCCGCTGGCCTGGCGCACGGCCTGTCGGAAGAGCAAGCCATCGGCTTCGGCCAGCGCGCCGCCGCATTGTCGGTGACCCGTGTTGGTGCGCAGCCGTCGATACCCTACCTGAAGGAGTTGGTGCCATGA